A section of the Tenrec ecaudatus isolate mTenEca1 chromosome 10, mTenEca1.hap1, whole genome shotgun sequence genome encodes:
- the ARID3C gene encoding AT-rich interactive domain-containing protein 3C isoform X1, producing the protein MEALQRQQAARLARGVGPPGPPRPPPPRPPLPGLLQTLQAPEGALGKVGAEEEEDAEEEEEGEESGEEDTAEESHPGARGPSSPASQLPEPHPHEWTYEEQFKQLYELDADPKRKEFLDDLFSFMQKRGTPVNRVPIMAKQVLDLYALFRLVTAKGGLVEVINRKVWREVTRGLSLPTTITSAAFTLRTQYMKYLYPYECETRALSSPGELQAAIDSNRREGRRQAYTATQLFGLAGPPPRVASGPAPPGAPPGPAHSSAPGLPAHACAQISPSLVKKEESGIPSPRMALPVGLALGPVREKLAPEEPPEKRAVLMGPMDPTRPGAPPSFLPRGKVPPREEQLDGPLSLAGSGISSINMALEINGVVYTGVLFARRQPLPASQGPTNPVPPPPTGPPPSASP; encoded by the exons ATGGAGGCCCTGCAGAGGCAGCAGGCAGCCCGGCTGGCCCGCGGGGTGGGGCCTCCGGGCCCTCCTCGCCCTCCGCCCCCAAGGCCTCCCTTGCCGGGACTCCTCCAGACCCTGCAGGCCCCTGAGGGGGCCTTGGGTAAGGTTGGCGCTGAGGAAGAGGAGGatgctgaagaggaggaggaaggggaggaatcGGGCGAGGAGGATACAGCAGAGGAGAGTCATCCAGGCGCCAGGGGTCCCAGCTCGCCTGCCAGCCAGCTCCCTGAACCCCATCCCCACGAGTGGACCTATGAGGAGCAGTTCAAACAG CTGTATGAACTTGATGCAGACCCCAAGAGGAAGGAATTTCTGGATGACCTATTTAGCTTCATGCAGAAGAGGG GGACGCCAGTAAACCGCGTGCCCATCATGGCGAAGCAGGTTCTGGACCTGTATGCCTTGTTCCGCCTGGTGACCGCCAAGGGCGGCCTAGTGGAAGTCATCAACCGCAAGGTGTGGCGGGAGGTGACGCGAGGCCTCAGTCTACCCACCACCATCACTTCGGCCGCCTTCACCCTGCGTACCCA ATACATGAAGTACCTGTACCCGTATGAGTGCGAGACGCGAGCGCTCAGCTCGCCCGGGGAACTCCAGGCCGCCATCGACAGCAATCGGCGCGAGGGCCGTCGCCAAGCCTACACAGCCACGCAGCTCTTCGGCCTGGCGGGGCCGCCCCCTCGCGTGGCTtctggccccgccccgcccggggCCCCGCCCGGCCCCGCCCACAGCTCCGCCCCCGGACTACCCGCGCACGCGTGCGCCCAGATCAGCCCGAGCCTGGTAAAGAAAG AAGAGAGCGGAATCCCCAGCCCTCGCATGGCATTGCCGGTGGGTCTGGCCCTGGGACCCGTGCGCGAGAAGCTGGCACCTGAGGAGCCTCCGGAGAAGAGGGCTGTGCTGATGGGGCCCATGGACCCAACTCGACCTGGCGCACCCCCCAGTTTTCTGCCCCGTGGCAAGGTCCCCCCGAGGG AGGAGCAGCTGGACGGGCCTCTCAGTCTGGCGGGCAGTGGCATCAGCAGTATCAACATGGCCCTAGAGATCAACGGGGTAGTCTACACTG
- the ARID3C gene encoding AT-rich interactive domain-containing protein 3C isoform X2 — protein sequence MEALQRQQAARLARGVGPPGPPRPPPPRPPLPGLLQTLQAPEGALGKVGAEEEEDAEEEEEGEESGEEDTAEESHPGARGPSSPASQLPEPHPHEWTYEEQFKQLYELDADPKRKEFLDDLFSFMQKRGTPVNRVPIMAKQVLDLYALFRLVTAKGGLVEVINRKVWREVTRGLSLPTTITSAAFTLRTQYMKYLYPYECETRALSSPGELQAAIDSNRREGRRQAYTATQLFGLAGPPPRVASGPAPPGAPPGPAHSSAPGLPAHACAQISPSLVKKEEQLDGPLSLAGSGISSINMALEINGVVYTGVLFARRQPLPASQGPTNPVPPPPTGPPPSASP from the exons ATGGAGGCCCTGCAGAGGCAGCAGGCAGCCCGGCTGGCCCGCGGGGTGGGGCCTCCGGGCCCTCCTCGCCCTCCGCCCCCAAGGCCTCCCTTGCCGGGACTCCTCCAGACCCTGCAGGCCCCTGAGGGGGCCTTGGGTAAGGTTGGCGCTGAGGAAGAGGAGGatgctgaagaggaggaggaaggggaggaatcGGGCGAGGAGGATACAGCAGAGGAGAGTCATCCAGGCGCCAGGGGTCCCAGCTCGCCTGCCAGCCAGCTCCCTGAACCCCATCCCCACGAGTGGACCTATGAGGAGCAGTTCAAACAG CTGTATGAACTTGATGCAGACCCCAAGAGGAAGGAATTTCTGGATGACCTATTTAGCTTCATGCAGAAGAGGG GGACGCCAGTAAACCGCGTGCCCATCATGGCGAAGCAGGTTCTGGACCTGTATGCCTTGTTCCGCCTGGTGACCGCCAAGGGCGGCCTAGTGGAAGTCATCAACCGCAAGGTGTGGCGGGAGGTGACGCGAGGCCTCAGTCTACCCACCACCATCACTTCGGCCGCCTTCACCCTGCGTACCCA ATACATGAAGTACCTGTACCCGTATGAGTGCGAGACGCGAGCGCTCAGCTCGCCCGGGGAACTCCAGGCCGCCATCGACAGCAATCGGCGCGAGGGCCGTCGCCAAGCCTACACAGCCACGCAGCTCTTCGGCCTGGCGGGGCCGCCCCCTCGCGTGGCTtctggccccgccccgcccggggCCCCGCCCGGCCCCGCCCACAGCTCCGCCCCCGGACTACCCGCGCACGCGTGCGCCCAGATCAGCCCGAGCCTGGTAAAGAAAG AGGAGCAGCTGGACGGGCCTCTCAGTCTGGCGGGCAGTGGCATCAGCAGTATCAACATGGCCCTAGAGATCAACGGGGTAGTCTACACTG